Proteins encoded together in one Bacteroidetes Order II. bacterium window:
- a CDS encoding LPS-assembly protein LptD has protein sequence MFFFVWGSSNDNLWAQTPTPTPVKPDSLGRKKQAPKQPIQFTADSLRIVFDDKKGDIARLSKNTSVVYDQIKVASPLIRFYFKDQLVEAVAISPSPDNFPKFTRGSETFSSERLSFNLKTEQGRFVNSRTKMQDGFVLGRVVKVRSDSTVFVQHGLYTTCDDPSHVHYALEAKKMKIGRNKWIYTGPIRLNLLNIKLPIILPFGAIPTLEGRRSGPLTPTYGQDNQQGFYLKDWGWYWPISDYMDAQVRFGIWSLGSFQVRPTYRYALRNRFSGSVDLTYRYVVTGQRYDADRNPRSAWDLGLNHAQKIDPYSDVSANIRVGNSRLLRVLSENFNDRILSESNQNSNFSYNKRWTHKGRSVSLYGSLSDNLTTRSAALTLPALRFSQRSQTPFQRNSNTSTQNARVYENLQYDLDADLNTNYQFRPVTGDTTDNRWWEGLFNSDAYRNTTRLDPAQRYYLTGTGNFRVSMPYTMRKTPLRGKNMELTLSPNLSLREYVASREEGRLRIWGNTDPVTGVRAYRDSTFYRTGMVFFHDLNLSFSAGTVVYGTFPWKIGTLNGFRHVMRPSLSFSTRPTYENSPWSYFKNLTDTDGKTVYDTQNQPITYAVNSSIPSGKSRTLGLSVENVLRTRTVKTDSTGTVRKNAFDLLNFGFSSGYNFAADSLQWQDISMRGYTNIAGRLNLNFGGTLSPYQGLTSWSTSFSTSLRSRQNTTGVGQKSDKKKTELTSDWTNYPIPWTLGLNFSYGYTAALTTGAKSQHRAILDASFNFQLTEKWRLEGRSGFDLVSASVTSTDLSVYRDLHCWEMAFSVRPFGKYQSFQFRLNVKSGKLRSILRLEHPKSDIRSSLTDIIR, from the coding sequence ATGTTCTTCTTTGTTTGGGGTTCATCCAACGACAATTTATGGGCACAAACCCCCACACCAACTCCTGTAAAACCGGATTCATTAGGCAGAAAAAAACAGGCCCCCAAGCAACCCATCCAGTTTACTGCCGACTCGCTCCGCATTGTGTTTGATGATAAAAAAGGAGATATTGCGCGTCTATCTAAAAATACCAGTGTTGTTTATGACCAAATAAAGGTGGCTTCCCCACTAATCCGGTTCTACTTCAAGGATCAATTAGTGGAGGCTGTTGCTATCTCGCCCAGTCCAGACAACTTCCCGAAATTCACCAGAGGTTCCGAGACCTTTTCCTCCGAACGGCTCTCCTTTAACTTGAAAACTGAACAAGGACGTTTTGTAAATAGCCGCACGAAAATGCAAGATGGATTTGTGTTGGGACGGGTAGTGAAGGTACGTTCGGATAGTACGGTTTTTGTGCAACATGGCCTTTATACCACCTGCGACGATCCGTCTCATGTGCATTACGCTCTCGAAGCAAAGAAGATGAAAATTGGACGGAATAAATGGATTTATACAGGGCCTATACGGTTGAATTTGTTAAACATAAAACTCCCAATCATACTGCCTTTTGGGGCCATTCCTACGTTAGAAGGAAGACGCAGCGGGCCTTTAACCCCTACCTACGGGCAAGATAACCAACAAGGGTTTTACCTCAAAGATTGGGGGTGGTATTGGCCCATCAGCGATTATATGGATGCACAAGTGCGGTTCGGGATTTGGTCTCTCGGAAGTTTTCAGGTTCGTCCAACCTATCGGTATGCACTAAGAAACCGATTTAGTGGTTCTGTGGATCTGACCTATCGCTATGTTGTAACGGGACAACGATATGATGCCGACCGCAATCCACGATCCGCTTGGGATTTAGGATTGAACCATGCCCAAAAAATTGACCCTTATTCCGATGTATCCGCCAATATTCGCGTTGGTAATAGCCGTCTTTTGCGGGTACTTTCCGAAAATTTTAATGATCGCATTCTCTCTGAATCTAATCAAAACTCAAATTTTAGTTACAACAAGCGCTGGACGCATAAAGGCCGCTCGGTTTCTTTGTATGGCAGTTTGTCGGATAATCTAACCACCCGTTCTGCAGCTCTTACCCTTCCAGCCCTCCGGTTTAGTCAACGCTCCCAGACCCCTTTTCAGCGTAATTCTAATACTTCTACGCAAAATGCACGGGTATATGAAAATCTTCAATATGATTTAGACGCAGACCTCAATACCAACTATCAGTTTAGGCCCGTTACCGGAGATACCACGGATAACCGCTGGTGGGAGGGGTTGTTTAATTCTGACGCATACCGAAACACTACAAGGCTCGATCCCGCACAGCGATATTACCTCACTGGGACAGGGAATTTCCGCGTTTCGATGCCTTATACCATGAGAAAAACCCCACTTCGGGGTAAAAATATGGAGCTTACGTTGTCCCCTAACCTGAGCCTCCGTGAATACGTGGCTTCCCGCGAAGAAGGACGGCTGCGTATTTGGGGAAACACAGATCCGGTGACAGGTGTTCGCGCATATCGAGACAGTACGTTCTACCGGACTGGTATGGTGTTTTTTCATGATCTTAACCTTAGCTTTTCCGCAGGTACGGTGGTTTATGGCACTTTTCCATGGAAAATCGGTACATTAAATGGATTCCGTCATGTTATGCGGCCATCCTTATCGTTTTCTACAAGACCTACGTATGAAAATTCACCTTGGAGTTATTTTAAAAACCTCACGGATACCGATGGGAAAACGGTTTATGATACACAAAATCAGCCGATAACGTATGCCGTAAATAGCAGTATCCCATCGGGAAAATCCCGCACATTAGGGCTTTCGGTGGAGAATGTGCTCCGAACCCGCACCGTCAAAACGGATTCCACGGGCACTGTCCGTAAAAATGCCTTTGACCTTCTTAATTTTGGATTTTCTTCTGGATACAATTTTGCTGCCGATTCCCTCCAGTGGCAAGACATCAGTATGCGGGGATACACCAATATTGCAGGCCGACTAAACCTGAATTTCGGGGGAACCCTTTCTCCTTACCAGGGCCTTACTTCTTGGAGTACCTCGTTCTCCACCTCATTGCGTAGCCGTCAAAATACTACGGGCGTTGGCCAAAAGAGTGACAAGAAAAAGACCGAACTAACCAGTGATTGGACCAATTATCCCATTCCTTGGACGCTGGGACTGAATTTTTCTTATGGCTATACAGCCGCACTTACGACAGGTGCAAAAAGCCAGCATAGGGCCATTTTGGATGCAAGTTTTAATTTCCAACTCACCGAAAAATGGCGGTTGGAGGGACGTAGTGGTTTTGATTTGGTATCGGCATCGGTTACGTCAACCGACTTATCGGTATATCGCGATCTCCACTGTTGGGAAATGGCCTTTTCAGTACGTCCTTTTGGTAAATATCAGTCTTTTCAATTTCGTCTCAATGTGAAAAGTGGGAAATTGCGTAGCATCCTTCGTTTGGAACATCCCAAATCCGATATTCGAAGTTCACTGACCGATATTATACGATAG